The Paenibacillus uliginis N3/975 genome has a window encoding:
- a CDS encoding HAD-IB family hydrolase yields the protein MGYVLMTHKVALFDVDKTIIQKDSMFQFLLFGLKKKPSSFYLIFLVVIYSVFYKLKWMKAERAKSSYFRFIKYMNEQDLEHFFNTMIKPYIYPEALMEMKNKKEDGYHILLVTASPYAYMKFFNQFDELDGVIGTNLVKRGEQFTHMIEGNNCKGEEKVTRIKTYLNEKGIMIDYDQSCAYSDSVSDMPMLQLVNQKYMINRHKHTAGCEGLTWSL from the coding sequence ATGGGGTATGTACTAATGACTCATAAGGTTGCCTTATTTGATGTCGACAAGACCATTATCCAGAAGGATTCGATGTTTCAATTTTTGCTTTTTGGCCTGAAAAAAAAACCTTCTTCCTTTTATCTCATATTTCTAGTCGTTATCTATTCTGTTTTCTATAAACTCAAATGGATGAAGGCAGAACGGGCAAAGAGCTCTTATTTTCGTTTTATAAAATACATGAATGAACAAGATCTGGAGCATTTCTTTAATACGATGATCAAGCCTTATATATACCCGGAAGCTTTAATGGAAATGAAAAACAAAAAAGAGGACGGCTATCATATCCTCCTGGTCACGGCTTCCCCTTACGCTTACATGAAATTTTTTAACCAGTTTGACGAGCTGGATGGGGTGATCGGTACGAATTTGGTCAAACGTGGAGAGCAGTTTACCCATATGATTGAAGGAAACAACTGCAAGGGTGAGGAGAAGGTTACTCGCATTAAAACCTATCTCAATGAAAAGGGAATCATGATCGACTACGATCAATCCTGCGCATACTCCGATTCCGTCTCAGATATGCCCATGCTGCAATTAGTGAACCAAAAGTATATGATTAATCGTCATAAACATACAGCGGGGTGTGAGGGATTAACATGGAGCTTATAA
- a CDS encoding NUDIX domain-containing protein — protein sequence MSVYHRDVRQYIGKRTTVGVKAAVIVQNGDGEILLLKRQGKEEWGLPIGSMKPGESMEDAASRELWEESGLIADDMRLIDLLSGPQYLKKNSGGDEVYYVIGVYAAIGLRSAIELPFESELSLKYYDLEKLPIMEPISVHLMEKIKKQIR from the coding sequence ATGAGCGTATATCACCGTGATGTCCGTCAGTACATCGGCAAGAGGACGACGGTCGGAGTTAAAGCGGCTGTTATCGTGCAAAATGGCGATGGAGAGATTTTGCTTCTGAAACGACAGGGGAAGGAGGAATGGGGCCTTCCGATTGGCAGTATGAAGCCAGGCGAATCTATGGAGGACGCCGCATCGAGAGAACTATGGGAAGAGAGCGGTCTTATTGCGGATGATATGCGGTTAATCGATCTGTTATCAGGTCCACAGTATTTGAAAAAAAATTCAGGCGGAGATGAAGTGTATTATGTCATCGGTGTTTACGCTGCAATTGGGCTGCGCAGCGCCATTGAACTCCCTTTTGAGAGTGAGTTATCTCTAAAGTACTATGATCTGGAGAAACTGCCGATTATGGAACCCATTTCTGTTCATCTGATGGAAAAAATCAAAAAACAGATACGCTGA
- a CDS encoding ABC transporter ATP-binding protein has product MTPTDQTISNDSGIAKRLFRYALTAKGTFIAALIMLAIGVAAELAGPFIAKNMIDNHVLGIEKPYYETTSAEQAASYNGKYYKRGDRFKEGESQGQEVRILQAGKSFYFINEQVVRAEGERTFRDGTMTITYGSESAQYPAGKLSTSELFAFYEPELPDIYKLVGLFLIAILVSMITVFAKTYWLQSSANRVIQKLRTDVYAHIQRLPVHFFDNLPAGKVVSRVTNDTEAVKDLFVAVLSNFASGIIYITGVYAALFLLDVKLGLISLFVIPMLIIWTVLYRKFATKYNVIIRSRLSEINAIINESIQGMPIIRVFRRQKATQEEFEALNEDYMAHQNKMLNLNSLTTHNLVNVLRNISLVVILWYFGAASLDGTGIVSIGVLYAFVDLMGRMFQPITGMVNQLAALDSSIVSAKRVFELMDETGERVTDGSMPRYLGNVEFKNVSFAYKKDYVLKDISFEAKQGQTVALVGHTGSGKSSIINLLFRFYDPQKGTITIDGQPVTDIPKQWLRQHMGIVLQDPYLFTGTIASNVSLGDAEITREQVNKALSDVGADRLLAHLPQGFDEPVIEKGSTLSAGQRQLISFARALAFNPAILILDEATANIDTETEALIQDALEVLKKGRTTFIIAHRLSTIRSADQILVLHQGEIVEKGSHDDLMELRGRYYKMYQLQQGSVQQPKDDKEAVAAGTAVNLATGNA; this is encoded by the coding sequence TTGACTCCGACCGATCAAACGATATCGAATGATTCTGGAATTGCCAAAAGGCTTTTCCGGTATGCACTAACTGCTAAAGGAACTTTTATTGCCGCATTGATCATGCTTGCCATTGGTGTGGCGGCTGAACTCGCTGGTCCTTTCATCGCCAAGAACATGATCGACAATCATGTCTTAGGCATTGAGAAACCCTATTACGAAACAACGAGCGCCGAACAGGCTGCCTCCTATAACGGCAAGTACTATAAACGGGGGGATCGCTTCAAGGAGGGTGAGTCTCAGGGCCAGGAAGTTCGTATTCTTCAAGCCGGAAAAAGCTTTTATTTCATTAATGAACAAGTTGTTCGCGCAGAAGGTGAACGTACATTTCGTGACGGGACAATGACGATAACTTATGGGAGTGAAAGCGCTCAGTACCCAGCTGGCAAGCTGTCCACCTCCGAATTGTTCGCATTTTATGAGCCGGAGTTACCTGACATTTACAAGCTGGTGGGCCTATTTCTGATCGCCATACTTGTATCCATGATTACGGTGTTTGCCAAAACCTATTGGCTGCAGTCTTCCGCCAACCGTGTCATCCAAAAGCTTCGTACCGATGTGTACGCCCATATTCAGCGGCTGCCCGTACATTTCTTTGATAACCTTCCAGCTGGAAAGGTTGTTTCACGGGTAACCAACGATACGGAAGCAGTCAAAGATCTTTTTGTTGCCGTACTCTCGAACTTCGCATCTGGCATCATTTACATCACTGGAGTATACGCGGCCCTGTTCCTTCTGGATGTGAAGCTTGGATTGATCAGCTTGTTCGTCATTCCGATGCTTATCATATGGACAGTCCTCTATCGTAAATTTGCAACAAAATACAATGTCATTATCCGATCTCGCTTAAGTGAGATCAACGCCATCATCAACGAATCCATTCAAGGAATGCCGATTATACGTGTTTTCCGCCGCCAAAAAGCGACTCAGGAAGAGTTTGAAGCTTTAAACGAAGATTATATGGCTCATCAGAACAAGATGCTGAATCTGAACTCGCTAACAACTCACAACCTGGTGAATGTACTTCGCAATATTTCGCTTGTTGTCATCCTGTGGTATTTCGGAGCAGCTTCTCTGGATGGCACAGGCATCGTCTCCATCGGTGTGCTGTACGCCTTCGTGGATCTCATGGGCCGGATGTTCCAGCCTATTACGGGTATGGTCAATCAGCTCGCTGCATTGGATTCATCCATTGTATCCGCGAAACGGGTGTTTGAACTGATGGATGAAACGGGCGAACGAGTTACCGACGGCTCTATGCCCCGCTATTTGGGCAATGTGGAGTTCAAGAATGTGTCTTTTGCCTATAAAAAAGACTATGTTCTGAAGGATATTTCTTTCGAAGCAAAACAGGGACAGACGGTTGCTCTCGTAGGACATACGGGATCAGGCAAAAGCTCCATCATCAACCTGCTGTTCCGTTTCTACGATCCCCAGAAAGGGACCATTACCATTGACGGTCAGCCTGTTACCGACATTCCGAAGCAGTGGCTTCGTCAGCATATGGGGATCGTTCTGCAAGACCCGTATTTGTTCACCGGCACGATCGCTTCCAACGTAAGTCTCGGAGATGCAGAAATCACCCGTGAACAGGTCAACAAGGCGCTGAGTGATGTTGGAGCGGATAGACTGCTTGCACACCTTCCGCAGGGATTTGATGAACCTGTCATCGAAAAAGGCAGCACGCTTTCCGCTGGGCAGCGGCAGCTGATCTCCTTCGCACGTGCCTTAGCATTTAATCCGGCAATCCTTATCCTGGATGAAGCGACAGCCAATATCGATACAGAAACAGAAGCACTGATTCAAGATGCGCTTGAAGTTCTCAAGAAAGGGCGCACCACATTCATCATCGCTCACCGCCTGTCTACCATCCGCAGCGCGGATCAGATTCTCGTCCTCCACCAGGGAGAAATTGTTGAGAAAGGTTCGCATGATGATCTCATGGAGCTTCGCGGCCGTTACTATAAAATGTACCAGCTTCAGCAAGGATCTGTGCAGCAGCCCAAAGACGACAAAGAAGCAGTCGCTGCAGGCACAGCTGTAAACCTTGCAACCGGAAATGCTTAA
- a CDS encoding HesB/YadR/YfhF family protein, giving the protein MIIEVSNDAARWYKRELELNAGTFIRFYPRYSSGGGLHPGFSLGISVEEPNDPGITEQAEDLTFYMEEHDMWYLQGFDLHVEYEESLDDISYVYREEGAVN; this is encoded by the coding sequence ATGATTATAGAGGTCAGCAATGACGCGGCGCGTTGGTACAAGAGAGAACTGGAACTGAACGCCGGCACGTTCATTCGCTTCTATCCACGCTACAGCTCCGGCGGCGGATTGCATCCCGGTTTTTCTCTCGGCATTTCCGTAGAAGAGCCGAATGATCCAGGAATTACGGAGCAGGCAGAGGATCTAACGTTTTACATGGAAGAACACGACATGTGGTATTTACAGGGATTTGATCTTCATGTGGAATATGAAGAATCCTTGGATGATATTTCTTATGTGTATAGAGAAGAAGGCGCAGTAAACTGA
- a CDS encoding ABC transporter ATP-binding protein, with protein MFAVLKNLGWFFKLEKKRYLIGLFFLIFCGLLELIPPLLLGNAIDDIVTSTISWASLAKYLLMIMGTVAVIYLGTYIWMHRIFGGANLVERLLRTRYMNHLLGMLPPFFEKNRTGDLMAKATNDLRSVAATAGFGMLVMTDSTVYLIVILFAMGFIVSWKLTLAAILPLPIIAVGMVIYGKAIHKRYTAAQDAFGVMNDQVLESVAGIRVVRAYVQEREDQQRFQEITDDVYRKNLAVAKVDALFEPTINFSIGLSYVIGLAYGVYMVFQNQITLGDLVSFNMYLGMMIWPMFAIGELINIMQRGNASLDRVNDTLSVPPDVVDPAEPVDIVSPDSIELKEVTFRYPTSTVDNLSDVSLTLQKGQTLGVVGRTGSGKSTLLKQLLHEYPTGSGEILISGAPIEMLSKDRLHSWIGYVPQEQILFSKTVRQNIQFGKKDASDDVIMDAISTAAFDRDLNTLSDGLDTLVGEKGVALSGGQKQRVSLARAFISDPDILILDDALSAVDARTEARIIENIRCKRAGKTTLISTHRLSAVQHADWIVVLDDGRITEQGTHEQLLAMNGWYREQFERQQVENNLTSEEVS; from the coding sequence TTGTTCGCTGTACTAAAAAATTTAGGATGGTTTTTCAAGCTTGAGAAGAAAAGATACCTGATTGGTTTGTTCTTTCTCATCTTTTGCGGCTTGCTTGAACTGATACCACCGCTTCTGCTTGGCAACGCCATCGATGATATCGTAACCAGCACGATATCATGGGCATCTCTCGCCAAGTATTTACTGATGATTATGGGAACCGTTGCAGTCATCTATCTCGGTACATACATATGGATGCACCGTATTTTTGGCGGTGCCAACCTTGTGGAACGACTGCTTCGCACACGTTATATGAACCATCTTCTCGGAATGCTTCCACCATTCTTCGAAAAGAACCGTACCGGAGACCTGATGGCAAAAGCTACGAACGATCTCCGTTCCGTTGCTGCAACCGCCGGTTTCGGCATGCTGGTTATGACCGACTCAACGGTCTACCTCATTGTCATTCTTTTCGCTATGGGATTCATCGTCAGCTGGAAGCTGACGCTAGCTGCCATTCTTCCACTTCCTATTATCGCAGTAGGAATGGTTATCTACGGTAAGGCGATCCACAAGCGTTACACTGCCGCTCAGGATGCTTTTGGCGTTATGAACGATCAGGTGTTGGAATCCGTAGCCGGCATCCGTGTTGTTCGTGCATATGTGCAGGAACGCGAAGATCAGCAACGTTTTCAGGAAATAACAGATGATGTTTACCGCAAAAACCTAGCTGTCGCCAAGGTAGATGCCCTATTCGAGCCCACCATTAACTTCTCAATTGGCTTAAGTTACGTGATTGGCCTTGCTTATGGCGTATATATGGTATTCCAGAATCAAATCACCTTAGGAGATCTCGTATCCTTCAACATGTACCTCGGGATGATGATCTGGCCCATGTTCGCCATCGGAGAACTCATTAATATCATGCAGCGTGGTAACGCTTCGTTGGATCGTGTGAACGACACTCTATCCGTGCCACCTGATGTTGTAGATCCTGCAGAACCAGTTGATATCGTCTCGCCGGATTCGATCGAGCTTAAAGAAGTAACGTTCCGGTATCCGACCTCAACAGTCGATAATCTGAGTGATGTTTCACTTACGCTCCAGAAAGGCCAGACACTCGGAGTTGTCGGACGTACCGGCAGCGGCAAATCAACACTTCTGAAACAGCTATTGCACGAATATCCTACCGGATCGGGAGAAATTCTCATCTCCGGCGCACCTATTGAAATGCTGTCCAAGGACCGTCTTCACAGTTGGATTGGTTATGTTCCCCAAGAGCAAATCCTTTTTTCGAAAACGGTAAGACAAAACATTCAGTTCGGTAAAAAAGATGCCTCAGACGACGTGATTATGGATGCCATTTCAACAGCAGCTTTTGACCGGGACCTAAATACTCTCTCTGACGGTCTTGACACTCTTGTCGGTGAAAAAGGCGTTGCTCTTTCCGGCGGTCAGAAGCAGCGCGTGTCACTAGCACGAGCTTTCATTTCCGACCCGGATATATTAATTCTGGACGATGCTCTCTCCGCGGTTGATGCCCGGACAGAGGCAAGAATTATCGAGAATATTCGCTGCAAACGCGCAGGAAAAACAACATTAATATCTACCCACCGCTTATCCGCTGTACAGCATGCCGATTGGATCGTTGTGCTTGATGATGGACGCATTACTGAGCAGGGTACTCACGAACAGCTGCTGGCAATGAATGGTTGGTACCGTGAGCAATTTGAACGCCAGCAAGTCGAAAACAATCTGACCTCTGAGGAGGTGTCTTAA
- a CDS encoding DUF6080 domain-containing protein, with protein sequence MPYVQYIKDNAEMLGTYSPFYGAPFPLNLFNFDPSMEYGKQAATIIHPFINFLTAPLTYLSSHSIGNMLYLLLQSGINALTTTIVYFMLRRSGSDISVSLLFSAFFGVSSYSIFTSLIPDSYSYAQFVIVLSAAYLQKCRAEQSFSIIPNASFTLINLGITSTNVVTFAGALFFSLFDLRSKKTTFRRFMTIMISALLMIIGFTALQYVLFSGKTWLSNVFGGLSNGALGYVTPFSFAHHAKAFYMLVVSPVLTPDVALIDPGIVAFATDLSKPYPFYVHIVGIGLFLLAVLGFIKGIKTRETWAIATYILFAFVLHIVVGFGLTTFQYDLYLYAGHYLFAFFILAAGFISSIRNVTVKRVMLGVIALFLLTTLANNIVKQNATLDIIQSSYTDVITQQDK encoded by the coding sequence ATGCCTTATGTGCAGTACATTAAAGATAACGCGGAGATGTTAGGTACTTACAGCCCCTTTTACGGTGCACCATTTCCGCTGAATCTGTTTAATTTTGATCCATCTATGGAATACGGAAAACAGGCGGCCACGATCATTCATCCGTTTATCAATTTCCTTACAGCACCACTGACATACTTATCAAGCCACTCCATAGGCAACATGCTATACCTGCTACTGCAATCTGGGATCAATGCACTTACAACGACAATTGTTTATTTTATGTTGCGCAGAAGCGGTTCAGATATATCGGTTTCGCTGCTGTTCTCGGCCTTTTTCGGAGTAAGCTCGTATAGTATCTTTACGTCCTTAATTCCAGACTCCTATTCTTACGCTCAATTTGTAATTGTACTCTCAGCTGCATACTTACAGAAGTGCCGAGCAGAACAGTCTTTCTCAATCATTCCGAATGCTTCTTTTACACTGATTAATTTGGGGATCACCTCAACGAATGTGGTCACGTTTGCCGGTGCTCTTTTCTTCAGCCTCTTTGACCTCAGAAGCAAAAAAACAACGTTCCGGCGGTTTATGACCATTATGATCAGCGCCCTGCTGATGATCATCGGTTTTACAGCGCTGCAATATGTGCTGTTTTCCGGTAAGACATGGCTATCGAATGTTTTTGGCGGACTATCGAATGGCGCTCTAGGTTATGTAACACCATTCTCATTCGCGCACCACGCCAAAGCATTCTATATGCTCGTTGTGAGTCCTGTTTTGACACCAGACGTTGCCTTGATTGACCCAGGAATCGTTGCTTTTGCAACCGATCTTAGCAAGCCTTATCCCTTCTATGTACATATTGTAGGAATTGGCCTATTCTTGCTTGCAGTGCTTGGATTCATAAAAGGAATCAAGACTCGGGAAACATGGGCTATTGCTACTTATATCTTGTTCGCGTTTGTTCTTCATATCGTTGTCGGATTCGGACTTACTACATTCCAATATGACCTGTATTTATACGCAGGGCACTATTTGTTTGCTTTCTTTATTCTTGCTGCTGGCTTTATTTCTAGCATTCGAAATGTGACTGTCAAAAGAGTCATGCTCGGCGTGATTGCCCTCTTTCTGCTCACTACACTCGCTAACAATATCGTTAAGCAGAATGCAACGCTGGACATTATCCAGTCCTCGTATACGGATGTCATTACGCAGCAGGATAAGTAA
- a CDS encoding ABC transporter ATP-binding protein: MKSWKIYYPFVKPYLKWIILTLIIGMIKFSIPLLLPMIMKYVVDDLLISSQMDVQQKLDQLMLVLGGTLVLFIVVRGPVEYFRQYFSSFITSRILFDMRNRLYAHLQRLSLRYYQNTKVGEAISRFINDVEQSKNLVEVGMMNIWLDMFTLIFVLVVMFLMSPVLTLVAISVLPLYAIAVNLLYKRLKKLTKDRSQALAGIQAYLHERIQGISVIRSFTLERYDQAKFEKINGNFLEKAMAQTRWNALTFSIINTLTDIAPILVIGYGGYRVIQGDLTLGTFVAFFGYLDRLYAPLRRLINSSTVLTQATASLERVKELLDEPYDIVDAPHAKKISSAGRIEFDHVWFQYNEDAGWVLKDINLTIEQGQTVAFVGMSGGGKSSLISLIPRFYDVQQGSVKINGDDVRMVTLDSLRGSIGMVLQDNFLFSGSVRENILFGNPNASEEEIVAAAKSANAHEFITNLPQGYDTEVGERGVKLSGGQKQRLAIARVFLKDPDILVLDEATSALDLESEHLIQQALQSLSTNRTTLIVAHRLSTITHADMIVVLENGQITEKGTHNELMEMNGSYARLYNVQYLES, encoded by the coding sequence TTGAAATCATGGAAAATTTACTATCCATTCGTTAAGCCTTATCTTAAATGGATCATATTGACACTTATCATCGGGATGATCAAGTTTTCAATTCCGCTGCTTCTCCCAATGATTATGAAGTATGTGGTCGATGATCTTCTCATTAGCTCTCAGATGGACGTGCAGCAGAAGCTGGACCAGCTCATGCTTGTGCTCGGGGGTACCTTGGTGTTATTTATCGTTGTCCGTGGCCCGGTAGAATATTTCCGGCAGTATTTTTCCTCCTTTATTACGAGCCGTATTTTATTTGATATGCGAAATCGTCTATACGCTCATCTTCAGCGCCTGTCCCTGAGATACTATCAGAATACGAAAGTAGGGGAAGCGATATCCCGATTCATTAACGATGTGGAGCAGTCGAAGAACCTCGTTGAAGTTGGAATGATGAACATCTGGCTGGATATGTTCACCTTGATATTTGTCCTTGTTGTGATGTTCTTGATGAGCCCGGTTTTGACGCTCGTTGCGATCTCGGTTCTGCCGCTGTATGCCATTGCGGTTAACCTGCTGTACAAACGCCTTAAAAAGCTGACAAAAGACCGATCGCAGGCGCTTGCGGGAATCCAGGCTTATCTGCATGAGCGAATTCAAGGCATTTCGGTCATCCGAAGTTTTACGCTTGAGCGTTATGATCAGGCAAAGTTCGAAAAGATAAACGGCAACTTCTTGGAAAAAGCGATGGCTCAGACACGATGGAACGCATTGACGTTCTCTATTATTAATACCTTGACGGACATTGCGCCAATACTCGTTATCGGTTACGGGGGGTATCGGGTCATTCAAGGGGATTTGACCTTGGGTACGTTCGTTGCGTTTTTCGGATATTTGGACAGGCTTTATGCACCTTTACGCAGACTTATTAATTCATCTACAGTGTTAACACAGGCAACAGCTTCATTGGAGCGTGTTAAGGAACTGCTGGACGAGCCGTATGATATCGTGGACGCACCCCATGCTAAAAAGATTTCATCCGCAGGCCGGATTGAATTTGACCACGTCTGGTTTCAATATAACGAAGATGCGGGTTGGGTGCTGAAGGATATTAATCTTACGATAGAACAGGGTCAGACAGTCGCTTTTGTCGGGATGAGTGGGGGAGGAAAGTCCTCTTTGATTAGTCTTATACCAAGGTTTTACGATGTCCAGCAGGGCAGTGTGAAAATTAACGGAGACGATGTCCGGATGGTCACCCTTGACAGCCTGCGCGGCTCCATCGGGATGGTGCTGCAGGACAACTTCTTGTTCAGCGGTTCCGTCCGTGAGAACATTTTGTTTGGTAATCCTAATGCGAGTGAAGAAGAAATCGTTGCAGCTGCAAAATCAGCTAACGCGCATGAGTTTATAACCAACTTACCGCAGGGGTACGACACCGAGGTCGGGGAGCGGGGCGTGAAGCTGTCCGGTGGACAGAAACAGCGGCTCGCGATTGCACGCGTATTTCTGAAGGACCCGGATATACTTGTTCTGGATGAAGCTACATCAGCTCTGGATTTGGAATCCGAGCATCTGATCCAGCAGGCGCTTCAATCACTGTCGACGAACCGGACAACATTGATCGTTGCTCACCGTTTATCTACGATTACTCATGCCGATATGATTGTCGTGTTGGAGAATGGGCAGATTACAGAGAAGGGGACTCATAACGAGTTGATGGAAATGAACGGAAGCTACGCAAGGCTGTATAATGTGCAGTATTTGGAATCCTAG
- a CDS encoding ADP-heptose synthase, protein MSTLFVTEAVMLAIYGQLLVPTKPVEYIIPYKTVLELYELKSSDEPLMHTGPDDQHVRRKINELIQYFEEPLNKKKIDRALQLPWAKSPSIPVGDMTIVTILNALDTAPYGELFDPVETELIMAAQRIEAPILTDQYELIQRIIDASIPVQVYDIDDFDFALEEPT, encoded by the coding sequence ATGAGTACACTATTTGTTACAGAAGCCGTTATGCTCGCAATTTATGGACAACTTCTGGTGCCTACAAAGCCCGTAGAATACATCATTCCCTATAAAACAGTCCTGGAATTATACGAGTTGAAAAGCAGCGACGAGCCGCTCATGCACACCGGTCCGGATGACCAGCATGTCCGGAGGAAGATTAATGAGCTCATCCAATATTTCGAAGAGCCGCTCAACAAAAAAAAGATTGATCGGGCCCTTCAGCTACCTTGGGCAAAAAGCCCCTCTATTCCAGTTGGTGACATGACCATCGTAACCATTCTGAACGCTCTGGACACGGCTCCTTATGGGGAATTGTTTGATCCCGTAGAAACCGAGCTTATCATGGCAGCACAGCGAATTGAAGCCCCTATACTTACAGATCAGTATGAGTTGATTCAACGTATTATAGATGCATCTATCCCAGTTCAGGTTTATGACATTGATGACTTTGACTTCGCTCTAGAAGAACCAACATAA
- a CDS encoding EamA family transporter, translated as MELINKKGHRRHIGKWLMIVSAFLTATGQLFWKWGHSDLIYMAIGFVCYGLGAIFMIKSLALEKLSVAYPLMCISYIVALFYGDLFLGEPITIKKTAAVVLLGIGVTLTSYEK; from the coding sequence ATGGAGCTTATAAACAAGAAAGGCCATCGCCGCCATATCGGTAAATGGTTGATGATAGTGTCCGCATTTCTGACCGCAACGGGTCAACTGTTTTGGAAATGGGGCCACAGTGACCTGATATATATGGCTATCGGATTTGTTTGTTATGGTTTGGGCGCTATTTTTATGATTAAGTCGTTAGCTCTGGAAAAACTATCAGTTGCTTACCCGCTGATGTGTATTAGCTATATTGTTGCTCTGTTTTACGGAGACCTGTTTCTTGGAGAGCCTATCACAATAAAAAAGACGGCGGCTGTTGTCCTCCTCGGGATCGGGGTGACTTTAACCTCTTATGAAAAATGA
- a CDS encoding EamA family transporter produces MKNEPLLYALLFAMTLFGSLGSVFFKGYTSKKQLLLLFFGFASYGIGALLNIYLLKELPYTIVMPANALTFLWALLFAKIIFKESIGIIKIAGVAFIISGLLLLIW; encoded by the coding sequence ATGAAAAATGAACCGCTTTTGTACGCTCTTTTGTTCGCGATGACCTTATTCGGTTCCCTCGGCAGTGTATTCTTTAAAGGCTACACCTCAAAAAAACAACTCCTCCTGCTGTTCTTCGGCTTTGCGTCTTATGGAATCGGCGCACTATTGAACATATATCTGCTGAAAGAGCTCCCATATACGATCGTTATGCCGGCTAATGCCTTAACCTTTCTGTGGGCATTGTTGTTTGCCAAAATCATTTTTAAAGAATCGATCGGAATTATCAAGATTGCAGGTGTTGCCTTTATTATCTCAGGTTTGCTGCTCTTGATATGGTAA
- a CDS encoding decaprenyl-phosphate phosphoribosyltransferase, translated as MQHPQNKHASQPVFHSQSPILLIKQLRPKQWTKNLLIFAAPLFSFETVSASTLIDSIIGFFLLCFVSGCVYIVNDYMDREADRNHPVKRHRPMASGRLNPTLALMFGALLLTSSLVISYVLNPLFTGLLGLYFVMNVGYSLRLKHVVIIDIMIIAAGFVLRAIAGGLVIHVPFTPWFLLCTMLLSLFLAIGKRRHELVLLQNEKGSHRKVLDHYSLELLDQFSGIVTTATIISYSLFTFTSGRTIHLMWTIPLVIYGMFRYLYLIHIEKKGGSPDRILFEDMHILVTVLIYVASVIGILAYFE; from the coding sequence GTGCAACACCCTCAAAACAAACACGCTAGCCAACCGGTTTTTCACTCACAAAGTCCAATTCTGCTTATTAAACAGCTGAGGCCGAAACAATGGACGAAAAACTTACTTATTTTTGCAGCACCCTTATTTTCTTTCGAAACGGTAAGTGCATCTACTCTGATCGATAGCATTATTGGATTCTTCCTTCTCTGCTTCGTATCAGGCTGCGTTTATATCGTGAATGACTACATGGATCGAGAGGCTGACCGGAATCATCCGGTGAAACGGCATCGTCCCATGGCTTCAGGTAGACTAAACCCTACACTAGCCTTGATGTTTGGAGCTTTGCTGCTAACGTCTTCTCTGGTGATCTCTTATGTGCTTAACCCTTTGTTTACCGGGCTTCTTGGATTGTACTTCGTAATGAACGTGGGTTATTCTTTACGGTTAAAGCATGTTGTCATTATCGATATTATGATCATTGCTGCAGGATTTGTTCTGCGTGCTATCGCCGGCGGATTAGTCATTCATGTTCCGTTTACACCTTGGTTTTTGTTGTGTACCATGCTGCTTTCTCTCTTTCTCGCGATTGGAAAACGACGTCATGAGCTCGTATTGCTTCAAAATGAAAAGGGATCCCATCGAAAAGTGCTCGATCACTACTCCCTGGAGCTACTGGATCAATTTAGCGGAATTGTTACAACGGCCACCATCATCAGTTATTCTCTGTTCACCTTTACATCCGGCAGAACGATTCATCTGATGTGGACCATACCGCTCGTTATTTATGGGATGTTCCGATATCTTTATCTCATTCATATTGAAAAAAAGGGCGGCTCACCAGACCGTATCCTGTTTGAAGATATGCATATACTGGTTACCGTGCTCATTTATGTGGCGAGTGTAATCGGGATTTTAGCTTATTTTGAATAA